In the Thermus antranikianii DSM 12462 genome, CGGTCCTGGCCAACGAGCAGGTGGTGGAGGGCCGCTGCTGGCGGCACGAGGACACTCCGGTGGAGAAGCGGGAGCTGGAGCAGTGGTACCTGCGCATCACCGCCTATGCGGAAAGGCTTCTTAAGGACCTCGAGGGCCTGAACTGGCCGGAAAAGGTGAAGGCCATGCAGCGGGCCTGGATCGGCCGGTCGGAGGGGGCGGAGATCGAGTTCCCCGTGGAGGGCCTAGGGGAGACCGTCACCGTCTTCACCACCCGGCCCGACACCCTTTTTGGGGCCACCTTCATGGTCCTGGCCCCGGAGCACCCCCTCACCTTAAGGCTCGCCTCTCCCGAAAGGCGGGCCGAGGTGGAGGCCTATGTGGAGGCTGCCAAGCGGAAGACGGAGATCGAGCGCCAGGCGGAAGGCCGGGAGAAAACGGGGGTTTTTCTCGGGGCCTACGCCATAAACCCCGCCACCGGGGAGAAGATCCCCATCTGGACTGCGGATTACGTGCTTTATGGCTACGGCACTGGGGCCATCATGGGGGTGCCCGGGCATGACCAGAGGGACTTTGAGTTCGCCAAGAAGTTCGGCCTTCCCATAAGGAAGGTGATCGAGCGCCCGGGTGAGCCCTTACCCGAGCCCCTGGAGGCCGCCTACGAGGAGCCTGGCATCATGGTGAACTCGGGGCCCTTTGACGGCACCCCCAGCGAGGAGGGCAAGAAGAAGGTGGTGGCCTGGCTGGAGGAGAGGGGCCTGGGAAGGGCTAAGGTTACCTACCGCCTCCGGGACTGGCTCATCAGCCGCCAGCGCTACTGGGGCACCCCCATTCCCATGGTCCACTGCGAAGCCTGCGGGGTGGTGCCGGTTCCCGAGGAGGAGCTTCCCGTCCTCCTCCCCGACCTCAAGGACATCGAGGACATCCGGCCCAAGGGGAAAAGCCCCCTGGAGGCCCACCCCGAGTTCTACGAGACCACCTGCCCCAAATGCGGTGGCCCCGCCAAGCGGGACACCGACACCATGGACACCTTCGTGGACTCCAGCTGGTACTACCTGCGTTACACCGACCCCAAGAACGAAACGCTTCCCTTTGACCCCACGAAGGCGGACTTCTGGATGCCGGTGGACCAGTACATTGGCGGGGTGGAGCACGCCGTGCTTCACCTCCTCTACAGCCGCTTCTTCACCAAGTTCCTCCACGATCTGGGATTGGTGAAGGTGGAGGAGCCCTTCCAGGGGCTTTTCACCCAGGGCATGGTCCTGGCCTGGACGGACTTCGGCCCCGTGGAGGTGGAGGGGGATAGGGTGCGCCTGCCCGAGCCCACCCGCATCCGCCTGGAGATCCCGGAGAGGGAGCTTTCCCTGGAGGAGGTGCGGAAGATGGGGGCGGAGCTCAGGCCCCACGAGGACGGTACCCTTCACTTCTGGAAGCCCGCGGTGATGAGCAAGTCCAAGGGCAACGGGGTCATGGTGGGGCCCTTCGTGAAGGAGGAAGGGGCGGATATCGCCCGCATCACCATCCTCTTCGCCGCACCCCCCGAAAACGAGATGGTCTGGACCGAGGAGGGGGTGCAGGGGGCCTGGCGCTTCCTGAACCGCATATGGCGCCGGGTGGCGGAGGACCGGGAGGCCCTTTTGGCCACCTCGGGCCAGTTTGCCGCCGAGGCCCTGGAGGGTCCGGACCGGGAGCTTTACCGGAAGCTCCACGCCACCCTCAAGAAGGTCACGGAGGACCTCGAGGCCCTGCGCTTCAACACCGCCATCGCCGCCCTGATGGAGCTCTTGAACGCCCTCTACGAGTACCGTAAGGTGCGGCCCGTGACCCCCGTCTACCGCACCGCCATCCGCTACTACCTGCAGATGCTCTTCCCCTTCGCCCCCCACATCGCCGAGGAGCTATGGCACTGGTTCTGGCCGGATAGCCTCTTTGAAGCCGGCTGGCCGGAGCTGGACGAAAAGGCTCTGGAAAAGGATGTGGTGGAGGTGGCGGTGCAGGTGAACGGGAGGGTGCGGGGAACCATCCAGATTCCCAAGGACGCCCCCCTGGAGGTGGCCAGGGCCGAGGCCCTCAAGGTGAGAAACGTCCAGGCCCACGTGGAGGGCAAGGCCATCGTGAAGGAAATCTACGTCCCCGGCAAGATCCTCAACCTGGTAGTGCGGGGATAGGGAAGAGAAGCCGGGTGGGTACCACCCTGGCCACCTCCTCCCCCACGGGGGTGAGGAAAAGCCCCTCGTCCCCCGCCCAGGCTAGAAGCCGCCCGTAGCCCAGGAGGAACCCTTCCTCGTCCAGGAGCCCGTAAAGCCGGTGGGGCTCGGGGGGCACCATAAGGTATGCGGGCACGCGACCGAGGGGAAGGGGGCGGGGCCTGGCCCCCTGGAAGTGGGCAAAAAGCCTTTCCAGGCGGTTTTTCCGCCTCTCGGCCGGGGTTTTCCTGCGGACCCCCTGAAGGGGCGGGGCCAGGCGCGCCCTTAGGTCCTTGCGCCAGGAAAGGGCCTGGTAAAGTTCCTCCCACCCCAGGACCAGGACCTCGGCGGGCACCAGGGCCTCTATCTGTAAGAGCCGAAACCCGGGGTCCAGGTAGCCATCCGTGTCGGCTACGGTGGGGCTTCCTTTGGGGATGAGGCGGGCTAAGCGCAGGGCCCCCACCACCGCCTGCGCCTCCATCCCTCTAGGGGACAGGGCCCCCAGAAGGTAGCGGCGTAGGGGGGTGAGGGTTCCTTCCCGGTAGTGGAAGAGGGTGAAGGCCCCGGGCAGGGCTCCCTGCCCCGGGTCCAGGTCCAGGAGGTAGGCTTCCTTGGCCTTTTCCAGAAGCCTTAAGGCCAGGGTGGACTTGCCGGTATCCGTGGGGCCAGCCAGGAGGAGCATCCCCCTTGAAACTACCCCATGCCCCGGGATCCCGGGGGTCTGTAGGATAACGTATTTTTGCCATGTCGCAAGAAAGTGTTATACTATGCCCACCATGGGGCTCTGGTTTGAGGAAAGCCAGGAGGAGCGGGCAGTCTTGGGGCCCTTCCGCGAGTTTCTGAAGGCGGAGGTGGCCCCGGGGGCGGCGGAGAGGGACCGCACGGGGGCCTTTCCCTTTGAGCTGGTGAGGAAGCTCGCCCAGTTCGGCGTCTTCGGGGCCACGGTGCCCGAGGCCTATGGCGGGGCGGGGCTTAAAAGCCGGCTTTTCGCCCGTATGGTGGAGGAGATCGCCTATTACGACGGGGCCTTGGCCCTCACCGTGGCCAGCCACAACTCCTTGGCCACGGGGCATATCCTCCTTGCGGGGGACGAAAGGCAGAAGGAAACCTTCCTGCCCAAGCTGGCCTCGGGGGAGGCCCTGGGGGCCTGGGGGCTTACGGAGCCGGGGTCGGGTTCGGATGCCGCTGCCCTTAAAACCCGGGCCGAGCCGGTGTCCGGGGGATATGTGCTCAATGGCACCAAGCAGTTCATCACCCAGGGGAGCGTGGCCGGGGTCTACGTGATCGTGGCCCGCACCGACCCGGCTCCAAGCCCGGAGAGGAAGCACCTGGGCATCTCCGCCTTCGCCTTTTTCCGTCCGGAAAAGGGTCTTCGCATCGGCCGCAAGGAGGAGAAGCTGGGCCTGAACGCCTCGGACACCGCCCAGCTGGTCCTCGAGGACCTCTTCGTGCCCGAGGACAGCCTTTTGGGGGAGAGGGGCAAGGGGTTTTACGATGTGCTCAAGGTGCTGGATGGGGGCAGGATCGGCATCGCCGCCATGGCGGTGGGCCTGGGAAGGGCGGCCTTGGACTACGCCCTCCGCTACGCCAAACAAAGGGAGGCCTTCGGCAGGCCTATTGCCGAGTACCAGGGGGTTTCCTTCAAGCTGGCGGAGGCAGCCACGGAGCTGGAGGCGGCAAGGCTTCTTTACCTGAAGGCGGCGGAGCTTAAGGACGCGGGAAGGCCCTATACCCTTGAGGCCGCCCAGGCCAAGCTCTTCGCCAGCGAGGTGGCGGTGAAGGCCTGCGACGAGGCCATCCAGGTCCTGGGGGGGTACGGGTACATCAAGGACTACCCCGTGGAGCGCTACTGGCGCGACGCCCGCCTGACCCGCATCGGGGAGGGTACCAGCGAGATCCTGAAGCTGGTCATTGCCCGGCGCCTTCTAGAGTCGGTGTGAAGGTGAGGGCCTTGGGGGCCTTTAAGGCCAGCTGGCCGCAGGCTGCCCCTACGTCCTGCCCTCGGCTGAAGCGGATGGAGGTGGGAATTCCCAGGCGCCTCAGCTCCTCCGCGAAGGCCAGAATGCCCGCTTTGGGAGTACCTTTCACCGGGGCACCTTCCCAGGGGTTAAAGGGAATCAGGTTCACGTGGGCGCTTATGCCCTTAAGGAGCTTGGCGAGAAGCCGGGCCTGCCAGGGATGGTCGTTTAAACCCTTCAGGAGGGTGTACTCAAAGGTGACCCGCCTTTTGGTCCTGGCGTAGTAGTGGCGCACCGCCTCGAGGATCTCCCCCACGGAGTAGCGGTGAGCGGTGGGGATGATCTTCCTGCGGGTCTCGTCGTCGGGGGCATGGAGGGAAAGGGCAAGGCGCACCCCAAGGTCCTCCTCCGCCAGGCGGTAGATGCCCTTGGGAATGCCCACGGTGGAGAGGGTGATGCGCCTTGGGCTCATGGCCAGGCCCTTGGGATGGAGCATGATGCGGATGGCCTTAAGCACGTTGCCCAGGTTCAGGAGGGGCTCCCCCATGCCCATGAGGACCACGTTTCGGATATCCCTGGGGGAGATACCCTGGTGGTGGGCGATGGCCAGGAGCTGGGAAAGGATCTCCGCCGCGGTGAGGTTGCGGCCAAAGCCCAAGGCCCCGGTGGCGCAGAAGGTGCACCCCGCGGGGCAGCCCACCATGCTGGAGAGGCAGACAGTCTTGCGGTTCTCGTAGGGCATGTAGACGGCTTCCGTCTTCCTTCCGTCCAGCAGGGTGAAGAGGTACTTGACGCTTCCGTCCCGGCTTGGGTAGGCCTCCACCAGGGCAAACTCGGAGATGCGCCACTCCCCGGCCAGGGCTTCCCGGAGGCTCTTGGGCAGGTCGGTCATCTCGGAGAAGTCCATGGCCCCCCGGGCGTAGAGCCAGTGGGCGATCTGGGCCTTGCGGTAGCCCTCGCCGGGAAGCTCTTCGGGGAGGAGTTCCAGGATGGGTTTCATGCCACGCCCTCGTAGATTTCCTCAAGCTTCAAGGTCCCCTCCGGGCAGGGGAGGATAAGGAGTTCCTCCAGCCTTTCCTCCCGAAAGCCCGAAGGGGTTTTGCGGTAAAGGACGCCTCCCGGCCTGGCCCCCTCCAGGAGGAGATAGGCCTGGAGACTGGGGAGCCTAAGGTAATGCGAAAGCTTTTCCCGCCGGTCCTGGGCCTCGGTACCGGGGGAGAGAACCTCCACCACCAGGCAAGGGGCGGTTTCGTAGAGGGGATGGGCCTTGGGGCCGCAGACCACCATGACATCTGGGTAGTAGAAGGTGTCCTCGGAAACCTTAAGCCGGGCGGTTTCGCTGTAGACCCGGCATCCTTGGGCCCGGGCCAAGGGTTTTAGGAGGGCCACCAGGTTGGTGACGATGAGGTTGTGGTCCAGGCTGGCCCCGGCCATGGCATAAGGGATGCCCCCTACCAGCTCGTGGCGCACGGGGCTGGCCTCTTCCAGGGCCAGGTATTCCTCTTCCGTTAGCGGGCGCAAGGACCGCTCGGTCATCGTCCTATTGTAAGGCTTTCGCCGGGGTTTTTCAGCGTAGCCGCCCGTAGCCCAGACCTAGCCCCAGGAGGAGAAGGAGAAGCCCCAAGGGCCTGGGCCGGGCAAGGAGCCCCAGGAAGCCCCCGAAGAGGAGGAGGCCCAGGCCCACCCGCCTGCGCCCGTGCCGGTAGGCCCGGCCCGAGAGGAAGCCCAGAAGGAGGGGCAAAGCCCAGAGGACCAAGAGGAGGAGGCCCAGGAGGAAGGAAAAAGAGGCCATGGCTTGGGGCCCTAGAGGCGGTGCTCCTCTGGGGCGAAACCCTCCACCCAGAAGCTACCGTCCGGCCGGTGCTCCTTCTTCCAGACGGGGAGGATCTGCTTCACCCGGTCGATGGCGTACTGGCAGGCGGCGAAGGCCTCGGGGCGGTGCCGGGCTGAAACCACGATGGCGATGGAGGCCTCCCCGGGGTTCACCCGGCCCAGGCGGTGCCAGAGGGCCACCCGGCCCAGGGGCCAGCGGGAGCGCATCTCCCCGATGATCTCCGCCATGACCTTTTCCGCCATGCCGGGATAGGCCTCGTACTCCAAAAAGGCCACCTCCTCCCCCCGGTTGGGGCTTCGGGTGGTGCCCAGGAAGCTCACCACCGCCCCATACTCGGGGGCGGTGGCCCAGTCCACCAGGGCCTTCAGGTCCAGGGGTTCATGGGTGAGGCCGTAGGAGTCCTGTCCTCCCGAGACCGGGGGCAGAAAGGCCACCTCGTCCCCCTCCTTTAGGGGGGTTTCCCCTTGGGCCAGGGCCTGGTTCACCGCCGCCATGCCGCCCTCCAGCCTTAGGCTGGGGAAACGCTTCTCCAGGGCTTCTTTAGCATGTAGTACCCGGGCTCCTTCGGGCAGCTCCAGGAAGAGGCGGTCCGTGCCCGCCTGTTCCCGGTAAAGGGCGAAGAGCCGCACTTCAACCCGCATGCTGCCCAGTATAGACCCGGCTGAGGCTCGAGGCCACGGAGAGGGCCTCGAGGTAGCGCATGCGCATGGGTCCCAGGAGCACCAGCTCCCCCAGCCACTCCCCCCGGGCGAAGCCCGCCTGCACCTGAGCCAAGCCCTCCACCTCCCCCACCCGCACGTCCACCCGGCCGGGAGGGGTCAGGACTGCCTCATCCCCCCCGGCTTCATAAAGGGCCACCAGGCGCTCTAGAAAGCCAGGGTCCTTGGCCTCCGGTTCCTTTAAGGCCTCGGCCAGCCCCTCCCGGTAGACGAGGGAGAGGCCTGCGGAAAGGGCCCGGGAGAGATGGGCGAAAAGTTCCTCGAGGCCCCTGGGAGCCGGGGGCAAGGCGGTAAAGGGTCCGGAGAGGGCCTCCTCTGCCTGTCTTAGGCGCTCCGGCGAGAGGGTGAGGGGAAGGCGGGCCTCCTTCACCCTTCCCCCTTCCAGGACGAAAACCGCCAGGGTGCCTTCCGGCAGGGGGGAGAGGTGGACCTGGAGCACCTTGGGAGAGTTCCTGGGCCTCAAGCGCAAAAGGGCAGGGTACCCGGAAAGCCCCACCGCCATCTTCACCAAGAAGGCCTCGGGTTCCCTGGCCCCCTCCAGGGCCCGCTGGAGCCGCTCCTGGGTGGCCTCGGGAAGGGGTTTTGGGGGGAGGAGGGAAAGGGAGTACTGGCGGAAGGCCTGCCGGGTGGGGACCCTTCCGGCGGAGGCGTGGGGCTTGGAGAGGTAGCCCATCTCCTCGAGGGCGATGAGCTCATACCGGGCCAGGGCAGGGGATAGCCCCAGGCCCTCGGCCAGCCTCGCCGAGGGCACAGGGGCTTTGGTCTTGATGTATTCCTCCACTAGGAGGTAAAGGATGGCCCGCTGCCTGGCCGTCACATCTTTATTGTACCGGGGTCACGGCAGCCTCGTCCTCCTCCCCGGTGCGGATCCGGTAGACCTTCTCCACCGGCAAAACGAAGATCTTTCCGTCCCCCACCTCCCCGGTGCGGGCGGCTTTGAGGATGGCCTCCACCGTGGGCCTTACGAAGGGCTCGGACACCCCGATCTCCAGGCGGATCTTTTCGTGCAGGGCCATCTTCACCGTGGTGCCCCGGTAGGTTTCCACCCTTTCCGTTTCCCCCCCGTGCCCCTGGATCCTGCTGATGGACAGCCCCCGCACCTCCGCCCTGAAGAGGGCTTCCAGGACGTCCTGGAGCTTCTCCGGCCGGATGATGGCCACGATGAGCTTCATGCTTTACCTCCTGCGGGCTTGAGGGCAGGGGGGCTGGCCTCGGAGAGCACCAGGATGGCCCCCTCGCCTTCCACGTAGGCTTCCTCCCCGTGCTGGGTCACGTCCAGGCCCAGCCCTTCCTCCTTGGGGCTCGCCCGCAAGGGGGTAAGGAGGTTCGTGAGCTTAAGGAGGAGGAAGGTGCCGAGGGCAGAGTAGGCCACCGCCACCCCCACCGCCAAAGCTTGGATGGCGAGCTGCATGGGGTTGCCGAAGAGGAAGCCGTCTGCTACTCCGTTCCAGGTCTTCTCCGCCAGAAGGCCAGTGAGGAGGGCGCCGGTGATGCCCGCAATCCCGTGGGCGCCGAATACGTCCAGGGAGTCGTCCAGCCGGGTCCTGGGCCGCCAGAGCAGGAAGAAGTAGCTGGGGAAGGCGCTCACCGCCCCCAGCACCAGGGCGGACAGGGGGGATACGAACCCCGCCGCCGGGGTGATGGCCACCAGGCCCACCACGATGGCGGTGGCCAGGCCCACCGCCGTGACCTTGCCGGTGCGCAGGAGGTCCAAAAGAGCCCAGGTGGTGAGGGTGGCCGCGGGGGCGAGGAGGGTGTTCACGAAGGCCAGGCTCGCCAGGGCCCCGGAGCTCAGGGCGCTTCCCCCGTTGAATCCGAACCAGCCGAACCAAAGAAGGGCCGCTCCCAGGAGGGTAAAGGGCACGTTGTGGGGCAGGATGGCCTGGCGGCCGTAGTCCTTCCGGGCCCCCAAGACCAAGGCCCCCACCAGGGCGGCTATGCCAGCGTTGATGTGCACCACTGTGCCCCCGGCGAAGTCCAGGGCTCCCAAGGAGCCCAAAAATCCTCCACCCCAGACCCAGTGGGCCAGGGGAGCGTAGACCAAAAGCCCCCAGAGGCTCAGGAAGAGAAGGAGGGCGGGAAAGCGCATCCTTTCCACCATGCCCCCCGTGAGGAGGGCGGCGGTGATGATGGCAAAGGTGCCCTGGAAGGCCATGAAGAGGAGATGGGGGATCTCCCCCTTGGCCTCGAGGCCCACTCCCTTCAGAAGGGCGTGGTCTAGGCTCCCTAGCCAGGGACCGCCCTCGCCAAAGGCCAGGCTGTAGCCGAGGAGCGCCCAGCCCACTCCCACGAAGCCTAAGGCGGCGAAGCTCATCATCATGGTGTTCAAGGCGTTCTTGCTCCGCACCAGGCCGCCGTAGAAGAAGGCCAGGGCCGGGGTCATGAGGAGCACCAAGGCCGTGGAGACCAGCATCCAGGCCGTGGCTGCTCCATCCACCCCTTCTGCCAAGGCCAGTCCTGAGAGCCCGCTCACCGCTAGGAATAGGGTTTTCCGCATGGTCCGTCACCCCCTTAGGGCTGAGGGTAGCACCGGGTATGCATAATGTCAAGCATTAGCTTGATACTTAGCAAAAGCTTTTGGGGCATGCAACAATGATATGGGCACGCATATCGCATATCGTCAGCCTGAAAGTGCACAGATGTACAGATATGATTGCACAGAAAAGCGCACAATCTACCCCCTCCACGCCGGGCCTCTCCCCTTAAACTGAGGCCCGTGACGTGGGAAGAACTCTTGGAGCGGCTTTCTTTGGGACAGGACGAGCGTACCCTCTTCCTGCCCCCGGACCTTTCCCCGGAGGAGCTGGCCCGCTACGCCGCAGGTCTAGCCAACCACCGGGGCGGGATTCTCTTCCTGGGGGTGGATGGGGAGGGACGGGTGGTGGGAGCCTCGGAGATCCATCCCTTGCAGATCACCCATGCCCTTTTCCAACTCACCCAGGGGCTTCTCCTGCCCTATGTGGAGGTGATCGAGGGGCCTATGGGACGGGTTTTGGCCCTTCATGTACCGCAGAGCCCAGCGGCCATCGCCGTGGGGGCAGGGAGGGTGCCCTTTTGGGACGGCAAGAGGCTCACGGAGTTGAGGATGGGCCAGGCCCTGCCGGAGCCCGACTTTACCGCCCAGGTGTTGCCGGCGGCCAGCCTTTCCGACCTGGACCCGGTGGAGGTTTTGCGCCTTAGGCGCATCCTAGAGGAGCGGGGAAGCAATCTGGCGGCCTTGCCGGACCTGGAACTCCTCTTCGCCCTGGGGCTTTTGGAGCGGGTGGAGGGACAGGACAAGCCCACGGTGGCGGGCCTCCTTTTGGCGGGAACCCCCTTGGCCCTGAAGCGGCTTCTTCCCCAAGCGGAGGTGAGCTACTACTATCACGAGGCCGGCGTGGACCCGGAAGGCTACGCCTTCAGGGAGGATATTCTGCGCTCCATTCCCGCCCTTTTGGAGCGACTTAGGGACCTAATCCAGGCCAGGAACCGGGTTCGCTACCTCACGGTGGGCCTATTCCGCCTCGAAATCTGGGACTTTGACCAGGAAGTTTACCGGGAGGCCCTCTTAAACGCCTTGATCCACAGGGACTGGCAAAGCCCGGATGCCATCCAGGTGCACCACTACCCCGATCGCCTGGAGGTTTCCAACCCGGGGAGCTTCCCTCCCGGCATTACCCCGGAGAACATCCTCCGCCACCCCCCCAAAAGGCGGAATCCCCGTCTGGCTGAGGCCCTCTACCGGCTTGGCTACGTGGAGCGGGCGGGAAGCGGGGTGGACAAGATGTACCGCCTTCTCCTCAAGTACGGCAAAGAGCCTCCGGAGTACCGCCTTTACCCCGAGGCCCTCACCCTGGTCCTCTACAACCCAGAGTTGGACGAGGCCTTTGTGCGGGAGCTGGCCGAGGCTCAGGAGCGCCTGGGTGGCTTCAGCCTGGACCACCTCATCACCGTGGGCCACCTGCGGAGGGTGGGGGAGGCCACCCTCGAGGAGCTGGCCCGGGCCCTACAGCTTCCTTTGGAAGCTACCCGCAAGGTCCTCACCCGGATGGAGCGCATGGGCCTTTTGCGCAAGGAAGGGGGAAGGTACTACCTGGTGCGGCGCGATCCTTTGGGGGAAAGGGCCTTGGGCCTCCTGGCCAATCCCCTTTCCCGCCGGGAGGTGGAAGCCCAGCTGGGGCTTACCCCCAGGGCAACCCTAGCCTTGCTGAACCGGCTTATCCGGGAAGGCAAGGTGGAGCGGATGGGCCGGGGAGCCGCTACCCGTTACCGGAGGCGGGTCTAGGCCATGCTTCACCTGGTCCTTTTCCAGCCGGAGATCCCACAGAATACCGGGAACATCGCCCGCACCGCCGCTGCCTTGGGCTGGCCCTTGCACCTTATCCGCCCCTTGGGCTTCCGCCTAAGCGACCCTCGGCTTAAGCGGGCGGGCCTGGACTACTGGCCCCACGTGGACCTGCGCCTTCACGATACCTGGGAGGCCTTCTGGCAAAGCCTGCCCCCGGGTGCGCGGGTCTGGGCCTTTAGCGCCCGGGGGGATACCTCCCTCTATAGGGTGAGCTTCCAGCCTGGGGACTACCTCCTCTTTGGCCCCGAAACCCGGGGGCTTCCCCCAGAGGTCCTGGCTCTTTTCCCCAGGGTGTACATCCCCATGCCGGGGCCGGTGCGCTCCTTAAATCTGGCGGTGGCCGTGGGGGTGGCGGCCTATGAGGCCTACCGGCAGCTTCATAGGGCATGATGGAGGCGTGCGGGCCTATACCACCGCCCACCTAAGGGTGGACCTCCCTCAGGGCCATCCCTTCCCCCTCTACAAGTACCAGGGGGTGGCGGAGGCCTTGAAGGGACTTCTTCCCATCCTGCCTGCCCCCGAGGTGCCCCGGGAAGCCCTTCATCTGGCCCACCGCCCGGAGTATGTGGAAAAGCTTTTCACCGAGGGGCTTTCCCGCCAGGAGTCCTTGCGCCTGGGCCTGCCCTTTAGTCCAAGCCTCCTCAGGCGTGCCCTCTTCGCGGCGGGGGGAACGCTGGCCGCCGCCAGGGATGCCCTGGAGTTGGGCCTCGGCCTGAACCTCTCTGGGGGCACCCACCATGCCTACCCCGACCGGGCCGAGGGGTATAGCCTTTTCAACGATGTGGCGGTGGCCGTGGCCTGGCTCAGGCGGGAGGGCTTCCGGGGCCGGGTTTTGGTGGTGGACCTGGACGCCCATCAGGGCAACGGCACCGCGGTCTTTTTCCAGAAAGACCCCACCGTTTTCACCCTTTCCCTCCACGGGGAGCGGAACTACCCCTTAAGGAAGGAGAGGAGCGACCTGGATGTGGGGCTTCCCGACGGCGTGGGGGACGAGGCCTACCTCTATGCCCTGGATGAGGCGTTGGAAATAGCCCAGGCTTTCCAGCCCGAGCTGGTTTTCTACAACGCCGGGGTGGACGTGCTAAAGGGGGATCGGTTTGGCCGCCTGGGTCTGAGCCTCGAGGGGGTACGGAAGCGGGATGAACGGGTTTTTCGCATGGTAAAGACCTTGGGGGTGCCCTTGGTGGTGGTGATGGGTGGGGGGTACAACCGCGACCCCCGGCTCACCGTGGAGGCCCATGCGGGGACCTACCGCCTGGCCCTGAGTTCCTTGGCGTAGGTGG is a window encoding:
- a CDS encoding ATP-binding protein → MTWEELLERLSLGQDERTLFLPPDLSPEELARYAAGLANHRGGILFLGVDGEGRVVGASEIHPLQITHALFQLTQGLLLPYVEVIEGPMGRVLALHVPQSPAAIAVGAGRVPFWDGKRLTELRMGQALPEPDFTAQVLPAASLSDLDPVEVLRLRRILEERGSNLAALPDLELLFALGLLERVEGQDKPTVAGLLLAGTPLALKRLLPQAEVSYYYHEAGVDPEGYAFREDILRSIPALLERLRDLIQARNRVRYLTVGLFRLEIWDFDQEVYREALLNALIHRDWQSPDAIQVHHYPDRLEVSNPGSFPPGITPENILRHPPKRRNPRLAEALYRLGYVERAGSGVDKMYRLLLKYGKEPPEYRLYPEALTLVLYNPELDEAFVRELAEAQERLGGFSLDHLITVGHLRRVGEATLEELARALQLPLEATRKVLTRMERMGLLRKEGGRYYLVRRDPLGERALGLLANPLSRREVEAQLGLTPRATLALLNRLIREGKVERMGRGAATRYRRRV
- a CDS encoding tRNA (cytidine(34)-2'-O)-methyltransferase — its product is MLHLVLFQPEIPQNTGNIARTAAALGWPLHLIRPLGFRLSDPRLKRAGLDYWPHVDLRLHDTWEAFWQSLPPGARVWAFSARGDTSLYRVSFQPGDYLLFGPETRGLPPEVLALFPRVYIPMPGPVRSLNLAVAVGVAAYEAYRQLHRA
- a CDS encoding histone deacetylase; this translates as MRAYTTAHLRVDLPQGHPFPLYKYQGVAEALKGLLPILPAPEVPREALHLAHRPEYVEKLFTEGLSRQESLRLGLPFSPSLLRRALFAAGGTLAAARDALELGLGLNLSGGTHHAYPDRAEGYSLFNDVAVAVAWLRREGFRGRVLVVDLDAHQGNGTAVFFQKDPTVFTLSLHGERNYPLRKERSDLDVGLPDGVGDEAYLYALDEALEIAQAFQPELVFYNAGVDVLKGDRFGRLGLSLEGVRKRDERVFRMVKTLGVPLVVVMGGGYNRDPRLTVEAHAGTYRLALSSLA